In the Prochlorococcus marinus CUG1438 genome, TGAATCAGTTCTCATATATGTTATGAAGCCCCTCTCATAAAGACCTTGCGCACATCTCATAGTTTCTCTTGCAGACAAACGAAGCTTTCTGTTTGCTTCTTGCTGCAATGTACTAGTTGTAAATGGAGGAACTGGCTTACGAGTAGATGGTTTTTTTTCGATTTTTGAGACTAACCAATCTTCAGAAGAAAAAGTATTCAATAAATCATTTACTTTTTCTTCTCCAATTATTAAAGATTTATTTCCTTGTTTTAGTTTGCCGGTCTGTTCATCAAAATCTGAACCATTAGAAATTCTTTGACCATTCAAGCTAAATAATTTAGTTTCGAAAGTCATATTATCCTTAACTAGGGAAGCTTTAATCCCCCAGTAACTAGCTTTTTTAAACGATCTTCTTTCCCTCTCTCTTCTAACAAGAAGCCTCACAGAAACTGATTGAACACGACCAGCAGATAATCGGGGGGCTACCTTCTTCCAAAGTAATGGAGATAATTCATATCCAAAAAGCCTGTCTAAGATTCTTCTTGTTTCTTGAGCTTGAACAAGTTCCATATCAATTTCTCTTGTTTGATCTAAAGCTTTGTTGATTGCTTTTTTTGTAATTTCATGAAAAACCATTCTCTTAGTTGGTATTTTAGGCTTAAGTAATTGCAGAAGATGCCAGCTAATACTCTCCCCCTCTCTATCTTCATCAGTTGCTAGTAATAGTTGGGTCGCATTTTTTAATGCATCTTTCAGCTCTTTAACAACCTTTTTTTTATCTTTCGGAACTATGTAGAGTGGTTCAAAATCTTCCGTCGTATTAACCCCTATCCTTGACCATTTTTCCTTTTTAACTGCAGCAGGAATTTCGGCAGCTCCTTTTGGAAGATCTCTTACGTGACCCATAGAAGCAAGAACTTCATAATTAGAAGGCAAATACTTTCTTATAGTTTTTGCTTTTGTGGGACTTTCAACAATAACGAGTGTGTGATCCAAGGTTTATTTCAAAAATTGGTGTTTTTATTCAGTGAGGGCATATTATGATTAATTGAAGCTTTTTCAAGTATTTCTTCTGAAAATTTCAAAAATCATACCCACAAATTATAATCAAGTTAAGATTAACTCTTAGACCCTTACAATCAAACATCTAATTTAATCCAATTTAATAAAGTGCCCAACGAAATCTTTACAATTAACTTAAATGCTCAAGCCATTATTCCAGAGGCTTTTATTTTACTAGGTATTGTTGGGACACTTCTTGTAGATTTAGCAGGAGAAAAAACTGCCTCAAAATGGGCACCAATAATTTGCTATTTGTCAATTGGGAGCTCTCTTTTAAGTTTGGCCTTGCAATGGAGTAATCCAGTAGAAAGTGCATTTCTTGGATCCTTTGATTCAGACAATTTAGCAATCGCATTTAGAGCAATAATATCTTTATCAACTTTAATTTCTTTACTTATAAGTTGGCGTTATACGGAAAAAAGTGGTAGCCCTATTGGAGAATTCGCGGCGATAGTTCTCTCGGCCACGCTTGGAGCAATGCTTTTGTGTGGATCTACTGACCTTATTAGTGTATTCATATCTCTTGAAACTTTATCAGTGGCGAGCTATTTACTCTCTGGTTACCTAAAGAGAGATCCGCGAAGTTCAGAAGCAGCCTTAAAATATTTGCTTGTTGGGTCAGCCGCTGCAGCGGTGTATTTGTATGGCTCCTCTTTTCTTTATGGATTAAGTGGTTCAACAAACTTATCAATAATTGGTGCAGAGATTATCAATAAACCCTCATTCATTACTTCGCTTGCTCTAGTATTTGTCTTATCAACTGTTGCTTTTAAAATTGCAGCAGTTCCGTTCCATCAATGGACTCCTGATGTGTATGAGGGATCCCCTACACCTGTAGTGGCATTTTTATCTGTTGGATCAAAAACAGCAGGATTTGCGTTCGCAATAAGAATATTAAGCACTACTTTCTCTTCTTTTGATGAAGAGTGGAAACTCTTATTTACCATATTGGCCATATTGAGCATGGCCCTTGGAAATATTGTAGCCCTTGCTCAAACCTCAATGAAAAGGATGTTAGCTTACAGCTCTATTGGACAAGCTGGATTTGTAATGATTGGAATAGTCTCTGGGACTCAAGATGGATTATCGGCGGCTGTTTTATATTTAGCTGCATATTTGTTTATGAATTTAGGTGCTTTTTCGTGTGTAATACTTTTTTCTCTAAGAACAGGTTCTGACAGAATTCTTGATTATTCTGGACTTTACCAAAAAGATCCTCTCATTACACTAGGATTAAGCCTTTGTCTTCTTTCTCTTGGAGGTTTACCTCCAATGTTGGGATTTTTCGGAAAAATATACTTATTCTTTGCTGGTTGGGCTAATCACCAATATCTTTTAGTAATTGTTGGACTAGTAACTTCAGTTATCTCTATTTATTACTACATTTCAGTTATAAAAATGATGGTAGTTAAAGAACCACGGGAAGCTTCTGAAATAGTCAAATCATATCCTGAAATTAATTGGGGCGTTGTGGGTTTGCCCCCCTTGAGAATTGCACTTTATACTTGCGTGGCAGTTACAGCCCTAGGAGGAATCCTCTCTAACCCTCTTTTTAAATTAGCGAACACAGCAGTTTCAGAAACTCCATTTTTACAAGATATTATTGCAATAACAAACAATATTTCTTAAAAGAATTTTTCATTAGATGTCTAAGAAAGTCGCAAGTCTAGAGAAAATATCCAAAACATACGGGAAAGATGATCTAACTGTTAAAGCCTTAGACAGCATTAACTTAGAAATTTATAAAGGTGACTATTTAGCTGTAATGGGAGCGAGTGGCTCAGGTAAAAGCACAGCAATGAATATTATTGGATGTCTTGATAGACCATCGGAAGGCGTTTACAAATTAAATGGTATCCCTGTTGAGAAGTTGTCTGATGATGAGCTAGCGGAAATACGTAACCAAAAATTAGGCTTCGTTTTTCAACAATTTCATCTTCTTTCAGATGCAACAGCACTTGAGAATGTAATTTTACCAATGATTTATGCTGGTATTGAGAAAGAGCAAAGATTAGAGAGAGGTAAGAATGCCTTAAAAAAAGTTGGCCTTTCTGAAAGAATGAATAATCGACCTAATCAATTATCAGGAGGTCAACAACAACGCGTAGCTATTGCAAGGGCTATCATCAACAATCCTGCAATATTATTGGCAGACGAACCAACTGGAGCACTAGATTCGAAAACAACTGAAGATGTACTAGATCTTTTTGACAAACTGCATGAATCTGGCATAACGATAGTTTTAGTTACTCACGAAGATGAAGTTGCAAATCGCGCAAAAAAAATAGCCAAATTTAAGGATGGAAAAATAGTTGAATTAAAAGTTAATTAAATTCAGAACCTTCTAATAACCTTCAGTTTAGTTTCATTTTCAATTCTTAAACTACCATTTGAATCGATATCTTTAATTTTCCATATATCAGGACAAAAACCACTAGGTAAAAATCTTTTAGTAAGGAACCTATTTGCCGATTTGATTACATATTCTTTATTGTTATTACATTCAACTGAATCATGAAAAGCTTTAAGAACTTTTGCTGTCCAATAATGTTGATTAATATTCTTAGTTTGAAGTACTTTTGATAATGAAATACCTTCTAAGGGAGTATAGTTTAAAAGATTCATGCCAAGTCCTATTCTTACATAAGTAATTTCCTTGCCTCTTGTTATCACCCTTGGTAAAAATCCAATCAATTTTTTTGAACCAAAGAAAATATCATTTGGCCATTTCAAACAAACATTTATATTTTCTTTTCTAAGCATTTCACATATCTTAATTCCTAAAGACAAATTAAATATTTGGCTAGTAAATTCTTTTGAAAATATTGGGTAAGCTGCACTTAACCAAATCCCTCCTTTGGGGGAAATCCAAGTTTTTGAGTTTTGGCCAAAACTTGAGAACTGTTCTCTTGCTATTATTGCTACTGGCTGATTTCTCTTTATTTCAGAATATCTAAGCCAATTGGTTAGCTCATTTTCAGTACTTTTGCATTTTAATTTGTACTCAAGTCTCCAGATTGGATGTCGATTCTGAATTTTTTTCAAATAAAAAACTGTTTTAGCTGCAGATCCATTAACTTTCACAAATTCTTTATTTAAACAACGAGCATCTTTGAGAAGATTAGATTAACTTTAGTCTTAATGAGTAAATTTTACAAATTGGACAAAAAGTATTTGCCAATAATGAAAAGAAGAGATCCACATACATTAAAAACTTGTCTTGATAATTTCAAAAAATCATGTGGGGAGTTAGATAAACTTTCTAAAATCAACGAAAACTGGAAGGACTTAATAGGTTTAGAACTATTTCAAGAATGCAAACCATTAAATATTGAAAAAAAAATACTTACTATTGCAGTAAATCATCCTCAGTGGCGTCAAGCTTTAATCTACAACAAGCATAAATTAAAAGAGAGAATCGAGAAATTTGGAATAACCTTGAATGAAATAAAAATAATACAAAATTATGAACTTAAAAATAAAAATATTAGTATTACTAATGCAAAGATAGTTTGGGCTAAGCATCCAAGCAGAATTGATGCAGATAATATTAGCTTTTGTACTATCTGTAATTCCCCAACTCCTGAGGGGGAAATCAAAAGATGGGGAAAGTGTTCTTTTTGTTGGAGAAAAATAAATCACTAAATTTTTTATTTAGCTAAAATTAATACTCCCATTTGCTCCCAGAAAAAAGTTCTGTATTCGGCTTTTTTAAATCCAACATCCTTAGCAATTTTTATAAGTTCATTTTTCTTTGGGAAATTTCTAATACTTTTTTCAATATATGCATACTCAGGACTTAAATTAAAAATCCGCGAAATGTTTACTACAATAATTCTCAAATATAATTTCTGAAAAATATTAGATAAAGAATTTTTTGTTGAATGATTAAAATCCAGAAAACCTGCCCTTCCTTCATCCTTCAAAAGATAGAAAACTTTTTTAATTCCTTCTTCAACATTATTCAAGTTTCTTAGTCCATAGGACATGCAAATCCCATCAAAAAATTTTGAATAATCATTAATTTCTAAAACATCTTTAATTTCCCACTTAATAAATTTATTTTCTTTTTGCTCTGCTTTTTTCTTTGCAATATTAAGGATATCCTTGGCACTGTCAATCCCAGTAATTGAGCCCCCTGGACTTACTCTTTCAGAAATTAAGAATGCTAAATCTCCAGTTCCACAGCATAAATCAGCCCAATCTTCACCATTTAAAGGTTCCAATAAATCAACTAATTTCCTTTTCCAAAATGCATGCAACCCAAAACTTAATAGATTATTTAAGAAGTCATATTTATAAGAAATTTTATTAAATATATTTTTGACTTCAATAGTTTTTGTTAATTTCATTCTTAGATTTTAGAAAACTATATTTTAGAATAAATTTATTTTCATTCATAAGGTCTAATTAAAAGTTTCTTTTCTTGGAGGAAAGTTTTTATTTCTTGTAGAGTTAGTTTTTTATCATGAAGTAACGATGCTAATAATGCTGCAGATGCCTTTCCTTCTGTAAAAACATCATAGATGTCTCTAAGACAGCCTGCTCCTCCAGATGCAATTACTGGGATATTAACAATATTGGTAACAGATTTAGTCAGATTTAAATCATATCCCATCTGCGTGCCATCGCCATCCATCGAAGTTAGCAATATTTCACCTGCGCCTAATTCCTGAACTTTCTTTGCCCAACTTAAAACATCTATTCCAGTATTTTCTCGCCCCCCTTTTACATATACTTCCCATTCATTAACCTTATCAACTTTTCTTCTAGCATCAATTGCTATCACAATACATTGAGTACCAAATTCTTTAGAACTTACAGAAATTAAATCAGGATTTCTAACCGCAGAAGAATTCAAACTAACTTTATCTGCTCCTGCTCTTAAAAGATCATTAATAGATGAGACTGAATCTATACCTCCACCTACTGTAAAAGGGATTTTTACAGCCTTTGCTGTCCTAGAGACAAGGTCAACTAATGTATTTCTATTCTCTATACTTGCTCTAATATCTAAAAATACTAATTCATCTGCTCCTTCATCAGAATACCTACAAGCCAATTCCACAGGATCGCCTGAGTCTCTCAAGTTAACAAAATTTACACCTTTGACGACTCTGCCATTGGCGACATCTAAACAAGGAATTAAACGAAGCGCTACCATTTTAGTAAAAATTGTCCAAATGCTGTTAATCTTGCATAATAGATTCCATTTTACCTCTTATGGCTGAAACAAAATTATTACCCAAAATCGGCAGTAAAATCAAAATTAACATTAACAAAGTAAAAGATAGATTACCAGTGAAATTATTTGATCAAATATCCTCTAATCCTAAAGCAGTAATAACAGGCTATAAAATGACAGACGGAAGAAGTATTGGCATCACCGCAAAATTTCAGAATGGTGCGCAAAACTGGTTTTTCCCAGAAGAAATTGAGAAAGGTTAAAGAGTAAAGTGAATGATCCAAAACAACTTTTAGGAATAAAGGGTGCCTCTGAAACATCAAGTATATGGAAACTCCGTATACAATTAATGAAACCCATTACATGGATCCCGTTGATATGGGGAGTTATTTGTGGAGCGGCTGCCAGTGGGAATTTTGAATGGACATTTAGTAATTTTTTCGCTTCATTAGCATGCATGTTAATGAGTGGACCACTTCTAGCTGGTTATACCCAAACCATAAATGATTTCTTTGATAAAGAAATTGATGCAATCAATGAGCCAAATAGACCGATTCCTTCTGGAAAGATTTCAATTAAAGATGTAAAAATACAAATCTGGGTATTACTTATTGCAGGCTTAATAGTTGCTTTTCTATTAGATTTATATGCTAAGCATAACTTCCCTTCAGTCTTTCTTTTGGCATTAGGAGGATCTTTTGTTAGTTATATATATTCTGCTCCACCTTTAAAATTAAAACAAAATGGTTGGCTTGGTAATTATGCATTGGGAGCATCTTATATAGCTTTACCTTGGTGGGCAGGACAAGCTTTATTTGGGAAACTAACCATTTTGACTGCATTATTAACACTTGCTTATAGTCTCTCTGGACTTGGTATTGCTGTCATTAACGATTTCAAAAGCGTTGAAGGAGACTCAAAACTAGGCTTGAATTCATTACCAGTAATATTTGGAATTAAAAATGCTAGTAGAATAAGTGCTGGGTTAATTGATATTTTTCAATTAGCAATGGTTGTAGTATTAATAATTATTGGTCAACATTTAGCTTCTGTAATTCTAGTTTTATTGATAATTCCACAAATCACTTTTCAAGATATGTGGTTATTAAGAGATCCTCTGAAGTTTGATGTCAAATATCAAGCAAGTGCCCAACCTTTTCTTATCACTGGTATGTTAGTTACTGCTTTAGCAATAGGACACAGTTTTCTAGTCGTTTAAAGTGCAAAGGATAAAAAGCAAATATTTTTTTTTAATAATTCCAATATTAATTTTCTCTGGAATATCTTTTTATTTTATTAATTTAATAATTACTACGCTAAAATTCGATCCAACAAAAAATGAAGCTTTATCCACCAGGAAATATTCTTATGTAATTTTATCTTCTAAAAATAAAGTAATTAGTAAATTAAGTCGCAAATTTGAAATAGATGATAGTGAACAAAAAGTTCCAATATCTTTTAAACATTCTTTTATATCTTCAGAAGATAAAAGATTTTATAAACATAATGGAATAGATTTTAAAAGTATTTCAAGAGCCTTTTTGCGAAATATCAAAAGTGGTTATGTTAAGGAAGGTGGAAGCACAATAACTCAACAAGTTGCCAGATTACTTTTTTTAAATAATGATTTAAGTTTCCAAAGAAAAATCAAAGAATTATTTATATCTCTCTTAATTGAATTTAAATATGACAAAAATCAAATTCTTAAATTATATTTAAATAATATTTACCTAGGATCAGGAGCATACGGAGTTAACGAGGCTTCTCAAATATATTTTGGAAAATTTGTTGAAGAGTTGACCTTATCTGAAATCGCATTAATTACAGGATTAGCTCCAGCTCCATCAATTTATTCACCTTATCAAAATATAGAATTAGCTGTTAAAAACAGAAATAAAATTCTGGAATCAATGTTTCTTGATGGATATATTTCACTTGAAAATAAGAATAAGGCTATCAAGGAAAAAATAAATTTAAATTACCAAACACCTAATAATTTTTTAAATGATAAATTACTGATAAATTTTATTCTTGATGAAACAGATAAAAGAATTGGAAATAAAAACGATTATAAGTTTTTGAGAATTAAGTCTTCTATAAATAAAGATTGGCAAGAAAAAGGTCAAAAAATTTCAAGTTTTGTGGAGCCTAAAGAAATTGAATTTGCTTTGTTATCAATCGAATCAAACACAGGACTAATAAGGGCAATGATAACTAGTAAAAATCCATCAATAAATGAATATAATAGAGTGACTTCATCAGTAAGACCTTTAGGTTCTACTTTTAAAATAATTCCTTATGCTGCTGCGTTAATTGAAGGGACAAAACTAAGAACAAAATTTGATGACTTACCAACATGTTGGGAAAATTATTGCCCAAAAAATTTTTCAGAAGAATATAGGGGTTCAATATCTTTAATTGAATCATTTAAGAATTCATCAAATATTGTTCCAATATCAATAACAAAAAAAATAGGTTTAAAAAATATTATTAATCTAGCCAATTCATTCGGTCTAGGATACGGTCAAAAACTTGAGGAGTTTCCATCATTAGCTATTGGCTCTTATGGAGATAGTCTTTTAAGCATTACTAATGCGTATTCTGCAATAAATAATAATGGAAAGATTCTTAGCCCTAGTATATTAGAAAAAATAGAATCATTTAATAATGAATCTATTTGGGAAAACAAATTTACTTCCAAAAAAATTCTAGATTTAAATGTCAATAAAAAAATGAAAAAGCTTCTTGAAAAATCAGTAAAAGAAGGCACTTCTAGAGCAGCTTTTATAAAGGGAAAGAAAATTTACGGAAAAACTGGGACAACAGATTCTAATAAAGATCTTTGGTTTATAGGTTCACTTGATAATCTTACGACAGGTATATGGATAGGTTTCGATGACAATAAAGAATCTCAATTATCTAGTGGAAATTCAGCTTATTTATGGAAGAAGTTTATATCTGATATTTATAAAATCTCAATTAAAAAATAAATTTTAGTTTTAAGATTTATAAGTAATTATCGCAGCGTAAAATCCATCTCCAGGATTATCAATGCTTGGTAAAATTAGCTTTTGGCTATCCAATTTTAATCCTTGATTTTTTTCAATAAATCTTTCAATAAGTAAATTATTTTCATCAGGACATATAGTACAAGTTGAATACACTAAAATTCCATTTTTTTTTAAGAGAGGGAAAATACTATCTAATAATTTTTCTTGTAATAAAGTTAAGGATTTTATTTTTTCTTTAGTTAAAGACCATCTAGAATCTGGATTTCTAGACAGAGTTCCGATCCCAGAACAGGGCGCATCTATCAAAATCTTATCAAAATAAGATATAAAATTAGGTTTTAATGAAATCAAACTCGTTGCATCAGCCTTGAGGGTATTTACAGACTTTAAATTCAACCTATCTAAATTTGATTGAAGTATTTTCAATCTTTTTGACGATCTATCTACAGCTAGGATTTCAGCTCTATCATTCGATAATTCTGCTAGATGGGTAGACTTACTTCCTGGAGCCGCACAAGCATCTAAAATCTTTTCACCCTCTTTTGGATTTAAAAGAGGTGCTACCCACTGAGAAGATCTATCTTGAATTGTCCAAAGCCCATCACTATATCCTGGTAAGTTTTTAATAGATCTTGGATTAGATTTTAAAGTTATTCCATTATTTAAATCATTGATAATTTCAGCATCAATTTTATTTTCATGGAGTACTTTCAAAAAGTTATCTAAATCAGTCTTAAGTTGGTTTATTCTCAAATCAATTGAAGGTTTTTTATTAAATGCCTTTATGATATTTTCACCCTCGCTATTACCTACCCACTTATAAAGATCATTCACAAGCCATAGTGGCAATGATTCAAGATATGAAATTCTTTCTTTACTATCAGAAGATAATTTTGGAAAAATTTCTTTTTCTAATTTTCTTGATGCATTCCTCAATATCGCATTTACAGTTCCTGCCAATCCATTTAAATCTGTTTTTTTAGCTACTTCTACAGTAGTAGAAATAGCTGCAGGAAATGGAATTTTGTCCATTTTTAAAAGTTGATATAGTCCTATATGTAAAAGCCATCTTAATTTTGGAGGTTGCTTTTTATGAGTAATTTTTGAAGTATGATCAGTCCAGAGATCAAGAAATTTTCTATACCGTATACATCCGAAAGATAATTCTGTAATAAAAGCTATATCAAGAGGATTAAACTGATAATTCCTTAGCACCTTTTCAAGAGCATGATCAGAAAAATCACCATTACTAACTTTTAATAAAATTTCCCAAGCTGCTTTTCTTTGTAAATACCCAATGCTCAAAATATAATTTATTTTTAAATATAACTTTAATATACAAAAGATTTAAAAATTTAAACTACTTTTTCTATTGAAGAACTAAACCAAATAAAACCTAAAATCGATATCAGGGTCAGATTAAATCCTAAAAAAAGAAAGATATTTAAAGAATGAATTCTTTCCCTAAAAAATAAATTTTTTTCTTTTTGTTGCTTCATTAGTAAAATAAAAACTTATTCAAGAATTCAAACGGCATCCTACATTAATTGAACCTGCATCAAGCATTCTTCCTAACTTTATAGCTATAGATTCCTCCAACCTTGTGAAATTAGATTGATGAGTTGTTATCCAATCTAATTCAGAAAAAGTAATGATCCCTGTCAGATTAGTTTTCAAAAAAAGAATTCCAATATTCATCGTTAAACTTAATTTTTCATAAATTTAACATCGGTCTGTAATATTTCGTAATAATATAATATTCTTTTAATTTTTCAAAAGGAATAGCAGAATAGCCACCTTATATTATTGAATATCTCTTAAAAATGTATCGGCCATTCTTAAATGATTATTTAATTTTTCCTCTGACATTTTGTCAAGATTTCTAGTTAACATAGCCAGTCGATATTGCTTTCTAAAAAAGCTTTCATTATCTTTAATAAATTTCCAAAATAACCCATCCCATATTTTACACCAGGGGCCACTTTTAAAATTCGACATTTTTTTTACATAATTAGAACTTGATATATATGGTTTAGTTGAGAAAATTCCTCCGTCACTAAACTGACTCATTCCATAAACATTAGGAACCATCACCCAATCATAAGAATCAATAAACATTTCCATAAACCATTTATAAACTTGATTGGGGTGAATTCTACATAGAAGCATAAAGTTCCCAATAATCATTAGCCTCTCAATATGGTGACAATAACCAAATTTAATAATATTTTTTATAACAATGTCTACTGGTTCAATTCCTGTATTTCCTTTATAAAAAGATTCTGGAATTGGTTTATTTTCAAAATTCCAGAAATTACTATTACGCATCTTTGTTCCGTACTTCTCATAGACAAGGCAAATAAATTCTCTCCATCCAATAATTTGACGAATAAAACCCTCTAATGAATTAATTGGAACGTTATTATTTTTAGCATAAAGTAATGCTTTATTTACTACTTCTTCTGGGGTTAATAAGCCGCTATTTAAAAGAGGAGAAAGTAGACTATGCCATAAAAAAGAATTTTCTTTAGAAATAGCATCTTCATAATCTCCAAACAAGAAAAATCTATGTTTAAAAAAATCATTTAACCATTCATCTGCCTCTTCAAAATTAGTTGGATATAAAAAATTATTACTTTCTCCAATAAACTCAATATCAATATTTGCTAATGACTTTTCGGCAAGAGCTACAAATTTATTTTTTGGTAATTTAGGTAATTTAGGTATGCTTATTTTTTTTGGTAATTTTTTTCTATTCATTTCATCAAAACTCCACTTACCGCCTTCAGGTGTATCATCCGGATTAACTAATATCTTTTGGCTCTTTCTTTGATTTTCAT is a window encoding:
- the ubiE gene encoding bifunctional demethylmenaquinone methyltransferase/2-methoxy-6-polyprenyl-1,4-benzoquinol methylase UbiE, translated to MKLTKTIEVKNIFNKISYKYDFLNNLLSFGLHAFWKRKLVDLLEPLNGEDWADLCCGTGDLAFLISERVSPGGSITGIDSAKDILNIAKKKAEQKENKFIKWEIKDVLEINDYSKFFDGICMSYGLRNLNNVEEGIKKVFYLLKDEGRAGFLDFNHSTKNSLSNIFQKLYLRIIVVNISRIFNLSPEYAYIEKSIRNFPKKNELIKIAKDVGFKKAEYRTFFWEQMGVLILAK
- a CDS encoding biotin--[acetyl-CoA-carboxylase] ligase, encoding MKVNGSAAKTVFYLKKIQNRHPIWRLEYKLKCKSTENELTNWLRYSEIKRNQPVAIIAREQFSSFGQNSKTWISPKGGIWLSAAYPIFSKEFTSQIFNLSLGIKICEMLRKENINVCLKWPNDIFFGSKKLIGFLPRVITRGKEITYVRIGLGMNLLNYTPLEGISLSKVLQTKNINQHYWTAKVLKAFHDSVECNNNKEYVIKSANRFLTKRFLPSGFCPDIWKIKDIDSNGSLRIENETKLKVIRRF
- the chlG gene encoding chlorophyll synthase ChlG — its product is MNDPKQLLGIKGASETSSIWKLRIQLMKPITWIPLIWGVICGAAASGNFEWTFSNFFASLACMLMSGPLLAGYTQTINDFFDKEIDAINEPNRPIPSGKISIKDVKIQIWVLLIAGLIVAFLLDLYAKHNFPSVFLLALGGSFVSYIYSAPPLKLKQNGWLGNYALGASYIALPWWAGQALFGKLTILTALLTLAYSLSGLGIAVINDFKSVEGDSKLGLNSLPVIFGIKNASRISAGLIDIFQLAMVVVLIIIGQHLASVILVLLIIPQITFQDMWLLRDPLKFDVKYQASAQPFLITGMLVTALAIGHSFLVV
- a CDS encoding DUF721 domain-containing protein, with amino-acid sequence MKRRDPHTLKTCLDNFKKSCGELDKLSKINENWKDLIGLELFQECKPLNIEKKILTIAVNHPQWRQALIYNKHKLKERIEKFGITLNEIKIIQNYELKNKNISITNAKIVWAKHPSRIDADNISFCTICNSPTPEGEIKRWGKCSFCWRKINH
- a CDS encoding DUF2862 domain-containing protein gives rise to the protein MAETKLLPKIGSKIKININKVKDRLPVKLFDQISSNPKAVITGYKMTDGRSIGITAKFQNGAQNWFFPEEIEKG
- a CDS encoding ABC transporter ATP-binding protein yields the protein MSKKVASLEKISKTYGKDDLTVKALDSINLEIYKGDYLAVMGASGSGKSTAMNIIGCLDRPSEGVYKLNGIPVEKLSDDELAEIRNQKLGFVFQQFHLLSDATALENVILPMIYAGIEKEQRLERGKNALKKVGLSERMNNRPNQLSGGQQQRVAIARAIINNPAILLADEPTGALDSKTTEDVLDLFDKLHESGITIVLVTHEDEVANRAKKIAKFKDGKIVELKVN
- a CDS encoding transglycosylase domain-containing protein yields the protein MQRIKSKYFFLIIPILIFSGISFYFINLIITTLKFDPTKNEALSTRKYSYVILSSKNKVISKLSRKFEIDDSEQKVPISFKHSFISSEDKRFYKHNGIDFKSISRAFLRNIKSGYVKEGGSTITQQVARLLFLNNDLSFQRKIKELFISLLIEFKYDKNQILKLYLNNIYLGSGAYGVNEASQIYFGKFVEELTLSEIALITGLAPAPSIYSPYQNIELAVKNRNKILESMFLDGYISLENKNKAIKEKINLNYQTPNNFLNDKLLINFILDETDKRIGNKNDYKFLRIKSSINKDWQEKGQKISSFVEPKEIEFALLSIESNTGLIRAMITSKNPSINEYNRVTSSVRPLGSTFKIIPYAAALIEGTKLRTKFDDLPTCWENYCPKNFSEEYRGSISLIESFKNSSNIVPISITKKIGLKNIINLANSFGLGYGQKLEEFPSLAIGSYGDSLLSITNAYSAINNNGKILSPSILEKIESFNNESIWENKFTSKKILDLNVNKKMKKLLEKSVKEGTSRAAFIKGKKIYGKTGTTDSNKDLWFIGSLDNLTTGIWIGFDDNKESQLSSGNSAYLWKKFISDIYKISIKK
- the hisF gene encoding imidazole glycerol phosphate synthase subunit HisF, coding for MVALRLIPCLDVANGRVVKGVNFVNLRDSGDPVELACRYSDEGADELVFLDIRASIENRNTLVDLVSRTAKAVKIPFTVGGGIDSVSSINDLLRAGADKVSLNSSAVRNPDLISVSSKEFGTQCIVIAIDARRKVDKVNEWEVYVKGGRENTGIDVLSWAKKVQELGAGEILLTSMDGDGTQMGYDLNLTKSVTNIVNIPVIASGGAGCLRDIYDVFTEGKASAALLASLLHDKKLTLQEIKTFLQEKKLLIRPYE
- a CDS encoding 16S rRNA (cytosine(967)-C(5))-methyltransferase, producing MSIGYLQRKAAWEILLKVSNGDFSDHALEKVLRNYQFNPLDIAFITELSFGCIRYRKFLDLWTDHTSKITHKKQPPKLRWLLHIGLYQLLKMDKIPFPAAISTTVEVAKKTDLNGLAGTVNAILRNASRKLEKEIFPKLSSDSKERISYLESLPLWLVNDLYKWVGNSEGENIIKAFNKKPSIDLRINQLKTDLDNFLKVLHENKIDAEIINDLNNGITLKSNPRSIKNLPGYSDGLWTIQDRSSQWVAPLLNPKEGEKILDACAAPGSKSTHLAELSNDRAEILAVDRSSKRLKILQSNLDRLNLKSVNTLKADATSLISLKPNFISYFDKILIDAPCSGIGTLSRNPDSRWSLTKEKIKSLTLLQEKLLDSIFPLLKKNGILVYSTCTICPDENNLLIERFIEKNQGLKLDSQKLILPSIDNPGDGFYAAIITYKS
- a CDS encoding NAD(P)H-quinone oxidoreductase subunit N → MPNEIFTINLNAQAIIPEAFILLGIVGTLLVDLAGEKTASKWAPIICYLSIGSSLLSLALQWSNPVESAFLGSFDSDNLAIAFRAIISLSTLISLLISWRYTEKSGSPIGEFAAIVLSATLGAMLLCGSTDLISVFISLETLSVASYLLSGYLKRDPRSSEAALKYLLVGSAAAAVYLYGSSFLYGLSGSTNLSIIGAEIINKPSFITSLALVFVLSTVAFKIAAVPFHQWTPDVYEGSPTPVVAFLSVGSKTAGFAFAIRILSTTFSSFDEEWKLLFTILAILSMALGNIVALAQTSMKRMLAYSSIGQAGFVMIGIVSGTQDGLSAAVLYLAAYLFMNLGAFSCVILFSLRTGSDRILDYSGLYQKDPLITLGLSLCLLSLGGLPPMLGFFGKIYLFFAGWANHQYLLVIVGLVTSVISIYYYISVIKMMVVKEPREASEIVKSYPEINWGVVGLPPLRIALYTCVAVTALGGILSNPLFKLANTAVSETPFLQDIIAITNNIS